The following coding sequences are from one Oncorhynchus clarkii lewisi isolate Uvic-CL-2024 chromosome 20, UVic_Ocla_1.0, whole genome shotgun sequence window:
- the LOC139376192 gene encoding guanylate kinase isoform X1 yields MYMRHFFRLFSAMAGPRPVVLSGPSGAGKSTLLKNLLKEYEGVFGFSVSHTTRSPRPGEENGKDYHYVTREYMQASIDKGEFIESAVFSGNMYGTSKASVQAVKDKNLICILDIDMQGVRAVKTTDLNPIYISIQPPSMNILEKRLRDRNTESEESLQKRLDAAQVDMEISKEPGIFDIVVVNDNLDDAYGKLKDALIEEIKKVQKNNLS; encoded by the exons ctATGGCAGGACCCAGGCCAGTGGTGCTGAGTGGCCCGTCAGGGGCTGGGAAGAGCACGCTGCTCAAGAACCTGCTCAAGGAGTACGAGGGCGTGTTTGGCTTCAGCGTCTCGC ATACAACAAGGAGCCCTCGTCCTGGTGAAGAGAATGGCAAAG ATTACCATTATGTTACAAGGGAGTATATGCAGGCCAGCATCGACAAAGGGGAGTTCATTGAGAGCGCAGTGTTTTCGGGGAACATGTACGGGACGAGCAAGGCCTCGGTGCAGGCCGTTAAAGACAAGAACCTGATCTGCATCCTGGACATCGACATGCAGGGCGTTAGGGCTGTCAAGACGacagacctcaaccccatctacaTCTCGATCCAGCCTCCGTCCATGAACATACTG GAGAAACGTTTAAGGGACAGAAATACTGAGTCAGAGGAGAGCCTCCAGAAACGTTTAGATGCTGCTCAGGTGGACATGGAGATAA GCAAGGAACCTGGCATATTTGACATTGTCGTTGTCAATGATAATCTCGACGATGCCTATGGGAAGTTGAAAGACGCCCTTATTGAG GAAATCAAAAAAGTTCAGAAAAACAACTTGTCTTAA
- the LOC139376192 gene encoding guanylate kinase isoform X3: MAGPRPVVLSGPSGAGKSTLLKNLLKEYEGVFGFSVSHTTRSPRPGEENGKDYHYVTREYMQASIDKGEFIESAVFSGNMYGTSKASVQAVKDKNLICILDIDMQGVRAVKTTDLNPIYISIQPPSMNILEKRLRDRNTESEESLQKRLDAAQVDMEISKEPGIFDIVVVNDNLDDAYGKLKDALIEEIKKVQKNNLS; this comes from the exons ATGGCAGGACCCAGGCCAGTGGTGCTGAGTGGCCCGTCAGGGGCTGGGAAGAGCACGCTGCTCAAGAACCTGCTCAAGGAGTACGAGGGCGTGTTTGGCTTCAGCGTCTCGC ATACAACAAGGAGCCCTCGTCCTGGTGAAGAGAATGGCAAAG ATTACCATTATGTTACAAGGGAGTATATGCAGGCCAGCATCGACAAAGGGGAGTTCATTGAGAGCGCAGTGTTTTCGGGGAACATGTACGGGACGAGCAAGGCCTCGGTGCAGGCCGTTAAAGACAAGAACCTGATCTGCATCCTGGACATCGACATGCAGGGCGTTAGGGCTGTCAAGACGacagacctcaaccccatctacaTCTCGATCCAGCCTCCGTCCATGAACATACTG GAGAAACGTTTAAGGGACAGAAATACTGAGTCAGAGGAGAGCCTCCAGAAACGTTTAGATGCTGCTCAGGTGGACATGGAGATAA GCAAGGAACCTGGCATATTTGACATTGTCGTTGTCAATGATAATCTCGACGATGCCTATGGGAAGTTGAAAGACGCCCTTATTGAG GAAATCAAAAAAGTTCAGAAAAACAACTTGTCTTAA
- the LOC139376192 gene encoding guanylate kinase isoform X2, translating to MRDYNKEKAMAGPRPVVLSGPSGAGKSTLLKNLLKEYEGVFGFSVSHTTRSPRPGEENGKDYHYVTREYMQASIDKGEFIESAVFSGNMYGTSKASVQAVKDKNLICILDIDMQGVRAVKTTDLNPIYISIQPPSMNILEKRLRDRNTESEESLQKRLDAAQVDMEISKEPGIFDIVVVNDNLDDAYGKLKDALIEEIKKVQKNNLS from the exons ctATGGCAGGACCCAGGCCAGTGGTGCTGAGTGGCCCGTCAGGGGCTGGGAAGAGCACGCTGCTCAAGAACCTGCTCAAGGAGTACGAGGGCGTGTTTGGCTTCAGCGTCTCGC ATACAACAAGGAGCCCTCGTCCTGGTGAAGAGAATGGCAAAG ATTACCATTATGTTACAAGGGAGTATATGCAGGCCAGCATCGACAAAGGGGAGTTCATTGAGAGCGCAGTGTTTTCGGGGAACATGTACGGGACGAGCAAGGCCTCGGTGCAGGCCGTTAAAGACAAGAACCTGATCTGCATCCTGGACATCGACATGCAGGGCGTTAGGGCTGTCAAGACGacagacctcaaccccatctacaTCTCGATCCAGCCTCCGTCCATGAACATACTG GAGAAACGTTTAAGGGACAGAAATACTGAGTCAGAGGAGAGCCTCCAGAAACGTTTAGATGCTGCTCAGGTGGACATGGAGATAA GCAAGGAACCTGGCATATTTGACATTGTCGTTGTCAATGATAATCTCGACGATGCCTATGGGAAGTTGAAAGACGCCCTTATTGAG GAAATCAAAAAAGTTCAGAAAAACAACTTGTCTTAA